A window of the Streptomyces luomodiensis genome harbors these coding sequences:
- a CDS encoding SDR family oxidoreductase, which produces MSEKKTALVTGANKGIGYEIAAGLGALEWRVGVGARDEQRRTEAVGKLRAAGVDAFAVPLDVTDDASVTTAARLIEEQEGRLDVLVNNAGAAGGWPEEPSSIDLETVRRLVETNVVGVIRVTNAMLPLLRRSAHPRIVNQSSHVGSLTLQTTPGVDLGGISGAYAPTKTYLNAVTIQYAKELSGTGILINNACPGYVATDLNGFSGTRTAEQGAAIAIRLATLPDDGPTGQQFDDNGVVPW; this is translated from the coding sequence ATGAGCGAAAAGAAGACAGCGCTGGTCACCGGCGCGAACAAGGGAATCGGATACGAGATCGCGGCCGGGCTCGGCGCGCTGGAGTGGCGCGTCGGTGTCGGTGCCCGGGACGAGCAGCGCCGGACAGAGGCCGTGGGGAAGCTGCGCGCGGCAGGCGTCGACGCGTTCGCCGTGCCGCTGGATGTGACCGACGACGCCAGCGTGACCACTGCGGCGCGGCTGATCGAGGAGCAAGAAGGGCGGCTCGACGTGCTGGTCAACAACGCCGGCGCCGCGGGCGGCTGGCCGGAGGAACCATCGAGCATCGACCTGGAGACCGTGCGGCGGCTGGTGGAGACCAACGTCGTCGGCGTCATCCGCGTCACCAATGCGATGCTGCCGCTGCTGCGCCGCTCGGCACATCCGCGGATCGTCAACCAGTCCAGTCATGTCGGCTCGCTGACCCTGCAGACCACGCCGGGTGTCGATCTTGGAGGGATCAGCGGAGCCTACGCGCCGACGAAGACCTACCTCAATGCCGTCACCATCCAGTACGCCAAGGAGCTGAGCGGCACCGGCATTCTGATCAACAACGCGTGCCCCGGATACGTCGCCACCGACCTCAACGGGTTCAGCGGCACCCGGACCGCCGAGCAGGGCGCCGCGATCGCGATCCGGCTGGCGACCCTGCCCGACGACGGCCCCACCGGCCAGCAGTTCGACGACAACGGCGTCGTGCCCTGGTGA
- a CDS encoding MarR family winged helix-turn-helix transcriptional regulator, producing the protein MRGNREIYLSTYLELAAATETTAAAATQLVNGLVTAGYVTRERPAHDKRSVQVSLTDAGRARHQERQTLLTEALTSALAHHDTIALDAATDVLRRLAAIYDQL; encoded by the coding sequence GTGAGGGGCAACCGGGAGATCTACCTAAGTACTTATCTAGAACTGGCCGCGGCCACCGAGACCACCGCAGCCGCAGCCACTCAGCTGGTCAACGGCCTGGTCACGGCCGGCTACGTCACCCGCGAACGCCCCGCCCACGACAAGAGATCGGTCCAGGTCTCCCTCACCGACGCCGGCAGAGCCCGCCATCAGGAGCGCCAGACACTCCTGACCGAAGCGCTCACCTCAGCGCTGGCCCATCACGACACCATCGCCCTGGACGCTGCCACCGACGTCCTACGGCGCCTGGCCGCGATCTACGACCAACTCTGA
- a CDS encoding alpha/beta hydrolase → MTTRSTGQSWALDVALAQGGFDALHPQAKGTLEQLGHDHTDFDKVFDLVGSGAMLPKAWATVAGQAEERAAHHEQGGFHQTAADLYLRAAVMWGRAQYSIFDATDPRKLAFRERANHCVERLGALREHRVRRVVLDFEGGQIFGLLHLPAGEVTAAPAVILGPGMDMIKEDYIYAAERYYTSRGIVALSIEGPGQGETRANGLTVDLTNYERAISRYIDHLASLPQVDPIRIGMFGISMSGYWGSRAAATDPRLSALAAFEAVTGDFTTIFERAQPTFKNNYMYMAGYTDEDAFDRDLAAHMPLGDLVKDITCPVLYGIGEFDELTQLEQALASYEKVRAPKEMRVYEDEFHPLGGTAAEVFRFGTEWLERALNGELREPGRDVRHYVHRDGRITDHTANPTWWLNTTPAQVTNARNA, encoded by the coding sequence ATGACCACTCGCTCGACCGGACAGAGCTGGGCCCTGGACGTCGCCCTGGCCCAGGGCGGCTTCGACGCCCTGCACCCCCAGGCCAAGGGCACCTTGGAGCAGCTCGGCCACGACCACACCGACTTCGACAAGGTCTTCGACCTGGTCGGCAGCGGCGCCATGCTGCCCAAGGCCTGGGCGACGGTGGCCGGACAGGCCGAAGAGCGCGCCGCCCACCACGAGCAGGGCGGCTTCCACCAGACCGCCGCAGACCTGTACCTGCGCGCCGCGGTGATGTGGGGCCGCGCCCAGTACTCGATCTTCGACGCCACCGACCCGCGCAAGCTCGCCTTCCGCGAGCGCGCCAACCACTGCGTCGAGCGCCTCGGCGCACTGCGCGAGCACCGCGTACGCCGCGTCGTGCTGGACTTCGAGGGCGGGCAGATCTTCGGCCTGCTGCACCTGCCCGCCGGCGAAGTCACCGCCGCCCCCGCCGTCATTCTCGGCCCCGGCATGGACATGATCAAAGAGGACTACATCTACGCCGCGGAGCGCTACTACACCTCCCGCGGCATCGTCGCCCTGTCCATCGAAGGGCCCGGCCAGGGCGAGACCCGCGCCAACGGACTGACCGTCGACCTGACCAACTACGAGCGCGCCATTAGCCGCTACATCGACCACCTGGCCTCACTCCCGCAGGTCGACCCGATACGGATCGGCATGTTCGGCATCTCCATGAGCGGCTACTGGGGCTCGCGCGCCGCCGCCACCGACCCGCGCCTGTCCGCACTGGCCGCCTTCGAGGCCGTCACCGGCGACTTCACCACCATCTTCGAGCGCGCCCAGCCGACCTTCAAGAACAACTACATGTACATGGCCGGCTACACCGACGAGGACGCCTTCGACCGCGACCTGGCCGCCCACATGCCACTCGGCGACCTCGTCAAGGACATCACCTGCCCCGTCCTGTACGGCATCGGCGAGTTCGACGAGCTCACGCAACTCGAGCAGGCCCTGGCCAGCTACGAGAAGGTCCGCGCACCGAAGGAGATGCGCGTATACGAGGACGAGTTCCACCCCCTGGGCGGCACCGCGGCCGAAGTATTCCGCTTCGGCACCGAATGGCTCGAGCGCGCCCTGAACGGCGAACTGCGCGAACCCGGCCGCGACGTACGCCACTACGTCCACCGCGACGGACGCATCACCGACCACACCGCCAACCCCACCTGGTGGCTCAACACCACCCCCGCCCAGGTCACCAACGCCCGCAACGCCTGA
- a CDS encoding Ig-like domain-containing protein: MPVAITPPTPTACTTFTAQVTSVPAGVGAGNTATFTYDAQIQTATVAADATTPPVTFTAVGSGPQTITVVYTSGATITGTEVVPITITPAPPGTISTTLTTVGTTTQASTTLACSGDTASLNGTVQYTLPGGGMVSTPVTNGVVTPVDLGVLLTSGQSVTATFVAAAGTCPACTFAPVTTSMCTVLLLPPTGTVTAGQPTTLQALVLCNGQPLNGATVTFTSPSGTLGTGTTNASGQATATVTFPTAGTTTATATVTATPAGTACNCTGTASLPLPIVVLPQGICTVLLLPPTGTVTAGQPTTLQALVLCNGQPLNGATVTFTSPSGTLGTGTTNASGQATATVTFPTAGTTTATATVTATPAGTACNCTGTASLPLPIVVLPGAAPGALQALPACWRINLFNPLLFPATLTATVTPAAAGIPVQFLVGGVPVGAAVTDATGTATLSVNLGPLQIINLTYQATAVVGGATVTSTGILRPCIPPV, encoded by the coding sequence ATGCCAGTCGCCATCACTCCCCCCACCCCCACGGCCTGTACCACGTTCACGGCCCAGGTGACTTCCGTCCCTGCTGGGGTAGGCGCCGGAAACACCGCCACCTTCACCTACGACGCCCAGATCCAGACCGCGACCGTCGCGGCTGACGCAACCACCCCTCCGGTCACCTTCACAGCCGTCGGGTCCGGCCCCCAGACCATCACCGTGGTGTACACCAGCGGTGCCACCATCACCGGCACCGAGGTCGTACCGATCACCATCACCCCCGCACCCCCCGGGACGATCTCGACCACCCTAACCACCGTGGGCACGACCACGCAGGCCAGCACAACCCTCGCCTGCAGTGGTGATACCGCCTCGCTCAACGGCACGGTCCAGTACACCCTGCCCGGCGGAGGGATGGTGTCGACGCCCGTCACCAACGGCGTCGTGACGCCGGTCGACCTCGGGGTGCTACTGACCTCGGGTCAGTCCGTGACGGCCACTTTCGTGGCAGCCGCCGGGACCTGCCCCGCATGCACCTTCGCTCCGGTCACAACGAGCATGTGCACGGTCCTGCTTCTGCCCCCGACCGGCACCGTCACCGCGGGCCAGCCCACCACCCTCCAGGCACTGGTGCTGTGCAACGGCCAACCCCTCAACGGCGCCACCGTCACCTTCACCAGCCCAAGCGGAACACTCGGCACCGGCACAACCAACGCCTCCGGCCAAGCCACAGCCACCGTCACCTTCCCCACCGCCGGCACCACCACAGCCACCGCCACCGTCACCGCCACCCCCGCCGGCACCGCCTGCAACTGCACCGGCACAGCCTCCCTCCCCCTCCCCATCGTCGTACTGCCTCAGGGCATCTGCACGGTCCTGCTCCTGCCCCCAACCGGCACCGTCACCGCAGGCCAGCCCACCACCCTCCAGGCACTGGTGCTGTGCAACGGCCAACCCCTCAACGGCGCCACCGTCACCTTCACCAGCCCAAGCGGAACACTCGGCACCGGCACAACCAACGCCTCCGGCCAAGCCACAGCCACCGTCACCTTCCCCACCGCCGGCACCACCACAGCCACCGCCACCGTCACCGCCACCCCCGCCGGCACCGCCTGCAACTGCACCGGCACAGCCTCCCTCCCCCTCCCCATCGTCGTACTGCCCGGGGCGGCTCCGGGAGCGCTGCAGGCTCTCCCCGCCTGCTGGCGGATCAACCTGTTCAATCCACTCCTCTTCCCGGCCACGCTGACGGCCACGGTGACGCCGGCGGCCGCGGGTATCCCGGTGCAGTTCCTGGTGGGCGGTGTGCCTGTGGGGGCGGCGGTGACCGACGCGACGGGTACCGCCACCCTCTCGGTGAACCTCGGTCCGCTGCAGATCATCAACCTCACCTACCAGGCGACTGCCGTCGTCGGCGGCGCCACCGTCACCTCGACGGGCATCCTGCGGCCGTGCATCCCGCCGGTGTGA
- a CDS encoding LLM class F420-dependent oxidoreductase, translating to MKISTMLTYGTDPHEAADHITRLEAAGLDTVWVAEGYGYDSPTLMGYLAARTSSVEIGAAILNVYSRTPTMLASTAAGLDSVSGGRAIIGLGASNPKIIEGWHGLPFVQSTGRTKETVEIIRAALRREAVDYSGHSFEIPLPAGQGTGLGEPLKIMTKPLRPSVPLYIAALGPKSVQGAAEYADGWLPFLYSPEGAAGVWGDALAAGTAKRSENLAPLEVVAGGIVAIGEDVKEILDLARPVLALYIGGMGARGKNFFNDLVRRYGYEAEAKEIQDLYLDGKKKEAEAKVPFPLLEQTNLVGPASYVRERIEAFRESGVTNLQVTPTGDDPAGLVRQLKEWVA from the coding sequence ATGAAGATCTCGACAATGCTCACCTACGGCACAGACCCGCACGAGGCCGCTGACCACATCACTCGACTTGAGGCCGCCGGGCTCGACACCGTCTGGGTCGCCGAGGGGTACGGCTACGACTCGCCGACCCTGATGGGCTACCTGGCGGCCCGCACCTCAAGCGTGGAGATCGGCGCAGCCATCCTCAACGTCTACTCCCGTACCCCGACCATGCTCGCGTCGACTGCGGCCGGCCTCGACAGCGTGTCCGGCGGTCGCGCCATCATCGGCCTCGGCGCCTCCAACCCGAAGATCATCGAAGGGTGGCACGGCCTGCCCTTCGTCCAGTCGACCGGCCGTACCAAGGAGACCGTCGAGATCATCCGCGCGGCCCTGCGGCGCGAGGCGGTCGACTACAGCGGCCACTCCTTCGAGATCCCTCTCCCAGCCGGTCAGGGCACCGGTCTTGGTGAGCCGCTGAAGATCATGACCAAGCCGCTACGCCCCTCGGTTCCGCTCTACATCGCCGCGCTGGGACCGAAATCAGTCCAAGGCGCGGCGGAGTACGCCGACGGCTGGCTGCCTTTCCTGTACTCCCCCGAGGGCGCCGCCGGGGTATGGGGCGACGCGCTCGCCGCGGGAACCGCGAAGCGCTCCGAGAACCTCGCGCCCCTGGAGGTCGTCGCCGGTGGCATCGTCGCTATCGGCGAGGACGTGAAGGAGATACTCGACCTCGCGCGGCCGGTACTCGCGCTCTACATCGGAGGCATGGGCGCCCGCGGCAAGAACTTTTTCAACGACCTCGTCCGACGCTACGGCTACGAAGCCGAGGCCAAGGAGATCCAGGACCTCTACCTCGACGGCAAGAAGAAGGAAGCCGAGGCCAAGGTCCCATTCCCACTCCTTGAACAGACCAACCTCGTCGGTCCGGCCTCTTACGTCCGGGAGCGGATCGAAGCCTTCCGCGAGTCCGGCGTCACCAATCTCCAGGTGACCCCGACCGGCGACGACCCCGCCGGACTCGTGCGCCAGCTCAAAGAGTGGGTGGCCTGA